A window of bacterium genomic DNA:
CGATCTCGTAATGGAATGAAATACGGGAAGTTGCAGGTGTGGCGGCGCCCGGCGGCGGGGCGGACCCGCGGCGGGGCCGTTCCGGGCCGTGTCCCGGCGAGACCCGGTGGCCCGTCGCATGGTCGTCTGCCCGATCGCGGACCCGTCAGCGGGCGAGCAGGATCCTGGCCGTGGCGCGCTCCGCACCGACCCGGACGGCGACCAGGTAGGCGCCCGAGGGCAGGAGCCGACCGCGGTCGTCGCGGCCGTCCCACGGAATCTCGAAGCGGCCCGCATCGACGTGGCCTCGCCACAGTTCCCGCAGGGCGCGGCCGCGAAGGTCGTGGACCCTGACCGCCCCCCGTCCCGACACGGTGGTCGTGAAGGAGACGGTGGTCCGGGGATTGAAGGGGTTGGGATGGACTCTCATCGCGAGCACGCCGGCGGCCGGTACGGCGGTGGCGGACGTCAGCAGCGTGAAGGTCATGGTCCCCAGCGGGACGCCCGGTGTGAAAGGCGTCCCGTCGATGGGCGCGATGGGCCCGGAGGGGGAGGTGTCCTGGTTGCCCGACGTGTACGTCACGCCGCTGTCGGTGCCGGCGTCGTAGGGCCACATCTCCACGGTGATCTCCTCGATACAGGCGTCCCCGTCGCGCAGATCCAGGCCGGCGACGCCCGTGAACCAGTCGGGGCTGGGCGCGACCATGGTCACGACCGTCGCCAGGGGGAACGAGGGCGTGGCCGTGAACTCGGTGCTCAACGAGCCGGGCGAGACGGTGTACGCGTCGCTCGCGATGACCTCGCCGGCCTGTCCGCCGGCGACGGCGTCCCCGACCTCCAGGTCCAGCGGCGTGATGCTGCCCCACTCGGCCATGCGTTCGATGCCGAGACTCGCCGTGTCGCCGAGCGCCCAGAACGCGACCTGGTCGTCGTGTGTGCCGCCGATCAGCCAGGAGAAGTGCGGGCCGGGCGGGAAGTTCTCGGGGTGCGTGGCGGCGCTCCAGGTGGCCGCGAAGGTCCACCCGGTACCGGGCGGGGTGGCCGGGAGCGGCCGCTGCCGTCGTGGTGAGCGCGCAGCACAGCGCGAGGCCGGCGGCGAGGGTCGAGATTCCGATCGCTGGTCTCATCCGGGGGTCCGATCTGCCGGGGATCCTGTCGTCGCTGGTGTCGATACGACAAGATACCCACAGACAGGACGAATACCATCCTCTAATACGCGAGGAAGACGCCGCAGACCGCGCTGGTCAGCCCATCCTCGACGGCGGAGAACGGGATCTCCGGGGTGAAGCGTTCCACGCCGAGCTTCAGGTTCGCGTTGTGGCCCTGCGCGAAGTACGACAGGCCCAGGCGCAGCGAGGTATAGCCGCCCGTGCCGTCGGCGGCGTCGCTGGTCCAGGACTCGTACTCGACCCAGGGTTGCCAGGAACCGCCGAGCAGGTAGCTGGCCTGGGCGTAGAATCCGCCGCCCTGGGACCGCCTGAGATCAAGGGTGACCGCGGGCGCCGGCGCCGCGGCGGGCGTCACCAGGCGGACGGCGCCGCCGAAGTCGAGCGCCGTGTAACCGCCCTCCACGGTCAGCGTGCCCCCGCCGAGCGGTTTCTCCAGGAAGACGTCGGCGGCGAGCATGGCGTAATCGACGGTCCCGCCGCCGGCGTCGGCCGCCACGCTCTGCTGGGTGTCGTAGGACAGGCCGAGCCCGACGGTGTTCTTGCCGCCCAGGTAGTAGGACGAGACGGAGAACGCCTCCTCGGCGTCGCCGAAGTTCAGCTGCACGCGCCCCGCGTAGCGCTCCGCATCGGCGCCGGCGGCCTGTATGCCGTCGTAGACGCCGAGGTAGTACTTGAGGTGGACGTCGGCGGCGAGGGCACCCGTCCCGAAGAGCGTCACGCCCATGTCGCGGGCGCCCTCTTCGCCGCGCAGGCCGGAGCCGCCGGGTTCGTACGTCGCGTTGGCGAACACCGTCAGCACGTCCGCGCCCCGGTTGAGGCACTTGCCGGCCAAACCGGGGCGGTCGATGGCCAGACGGGCGGCGGCGGAGGTCAGCTCCTGGCGGGAGGTGGGCGCCTTGTGCAGTCCCAGGAAGAAGCGGGCGCCGGGGTGCGTCGCGTACTCGATCCGCGCGTCGGTCATGCGCATGGTCGGGCCCACTTCGTCGGTGGCGCCGTTGATGGCCGTCTGCAGGAAGCAGGACAGCTTCTCGTTCACCAGGCCCGAGAGGCGGAAGCGTCCGCGGCGCAGCACGAAGTCCTGGACGTTCTCGAACGCGCCGTCGCCGTCCAGATCATCCTGACTCTGGACGACCATGAACTGCAGCCGGAAGCCCAGATCGATCAGGGAGCCGTCGCCGAACTCGAGACGCGCGCCGCCCCGGGCGGCGGACGCGGCGACGGCGCTCAGGGCGAAGACGGACAGGATCGTCTTGATCGTTCCATTCATGCGAATTCCTCGCTGTCGGTACGGGTGACGTGTCGCGTAGGAATGTCGCGCCCGGCCGCGGAGACTTCAATCGCCATTTTCGGGCTCGTCGGCGGGTCGCGGGGATGCCGGGGTCACCGGTTCCGGACTAGTCCTTCAGATCGTCCAGGATCTCCCCGGTCACCTGCGGGCTGCTCACCGGATCGAAGGCATCGAGGCGCTGGGCCGGGGACAGGATGCGCTGGTGCTCGGCGTCGATGGGCGCGATGCCCACGCTCTGATCCCCGCGGACCTCTTCGTGCGGCTTCCTTTCGCCGTGACGGCGGGGCTTGACGGCGTTGAGGTCGACGAGCAGCACGGCCGCTTCCATCTCCTCCAGGGTGGCCGTCGGCGGCGGGTCGTTGACGCGGGTGCCGTCGCTCTGGATCACCGCGAGGGTGCGCAGCGAGCCGGTGGCGAATTCCACCTCGTGCAGGGTCTGGGGCCGGTCGGTGAGGTTGCGGTAGATCTTCAGGTCGTAGCCCATCACGTCGGCCACGTGCCGGTTGTCCGGCCGCTTCTCGAGACCGATCTCCTCGCCGACCAGATGGGCGATCCGGCCGCCGCCGAGCTGGGCCGGGCAGACGATGCGGTTCACGCCGGCCTTGAGCATCCTGGCTTCCAGGGACCGATCCTCGGCGCGCGCGATGACGACGACGGCCGGATTCAGGTCGCGGGCCGACAGGGCCACGAAGACGTTGTCGGCATCGTGGGACAGGGCGGCCACGACCGCGGCCGCGCGCCGCACGCCGGCGCTGAGCAGGGCGGTATCGCTGGTGGCGTTGCCGGGCATCACGGCAAGACCGGAGGCGCGGGCTTCGGCCTGGCGCTCCTCGTCCTTCTCGATGACGGCGAGGGTGGCGCCCATGGCGCTCAGCTCCGCGCAGATCGACGCCCCGATGCGACCGTAACCGCAGACGATCACGTGATCCTTCAGGCGGGAGAGTGTCCGTTCCATGCGTCGTCTCCTCCAGTACTCGCTCAGGTCGCCCTCGATCAGCAGACGTGTGAACTGGGCCGCGAACGCCGCCGCGGCGCCGAGGCCGAAAACCACCAGGACGAGGGTGAAGGCCCGGCCGGGGCCCGAGAGCTCGTGGACCTCGCCGAAACCGATCGTCGTCAAGGTGATGATGGTCATGTAGAAGGCGTCGAACAGCGGCCAGCCCTCGATCAGCACGAAACCGGCCGTGCCGCACGCGATGACGGCGGCCGTGATGATCAGGACATGGCGCAGCAAGCGGCTGTTGGTCTGCATGACCGTCCGTTCGATCGATCCGTGGGATTCGTTCTCGGTTAATCGTCGGCCGGGATGCGGGCGGATTGAGGGCGGAATGGGAGGCGGGAATCCGGAGAGACGGCTGATCTGGCGGTCGAGGGGCTCTTATCGTCACCGCAGCCAATGCCCGAGCATCACCCCGACAAACGTGGCGACAGCGTAGCCCAGCGTGCCGCAGAGGATCGCCGGCAGGACCAGGTGCTGCCAGCGCCGCGCCACCGCCATGGCCGCGGCGGTGGTCGGGCCGCCCATGTTGGCGTTCGATGCGATGACCAGCTCGGTGAGGTCCAGCCCGGCGGCCTTGCCGGCCGCCAGCAGGACGGTCAGGTGCACCGCGAGGATCACCGCGGCGAAGACGAAGAGAGACGGCCCGACGCTCAAGACCACGCCGATGTTGGCGCTGGCGCCGATGACCGCGAAGAAGATCTGCATCAGGAATGCGCCCACCACCTCCGCCCCGGCCAGGTTGCGGAGCTGGCGCGAAAAAGCGGTGGCCAGCACGACCGTCAACGCGGTGACGACCAGGATGCCGCCGCCCTGAAGTCCCAGCAGGTCGGCCAACCCATAGCCGACGGCGCATAGCCCCGCCCCGAGCGCGAGCGCGGAGGCGGTGCGCAGCAGGTCCGGCGGGCGCGAGGCGTCGGCCTGGGCCACCGACGCGCCGCCGGTGCCCGCGGACGCGCTCCCCGCCGTGTCCCGGATGCGATAGCGGGACCGCAGCCAGACGAGCGACGGCAGGGCGAACAGCACCAGGAAGTAGAGCGCCATCACCAGGTTGTCGGCTGCGACGCCCGCGGTCAGCAGGTCGCCCGACTGGAGCTGCACCGCTTCGGCGGCGGCGGCGTAGTTCATCGAGCCGCCGATGTAGGTGGCGCAGAAGATGGCGGCCAGCTTCCAGCCCTCGGGGCCCAGCGGCACGACGTGGAAGGCGACGACCGTCCCGATCACCGTGCCTGCGGCGCCGATGACGTAGGCCAGCAGGGTCGGGCCGGCCTCCCGCAGGATGCGGCGCAGATCGGCCCGCAGCAGCAGCAGCGGTATCGCCAGCGGCACCAGGTAGGACCAGACCACGTCGTAGGCGGGCACGTCCGCGGCGGGGATCACGCGCAGGTTGGACAGGGCGAAGGTGAAGCCCATGGTCAGGACGGCGCCGGACAGCTTGCGGCCGACCTTCGTGTTCTCGGCCCAGAGACCGAAGGCGGCGCCGGCCAGCAGCACCGACCAGATGGCCCAGGTCATGTCGTGGGGGATCAGCGGATTCAAGGCGGGCTCCGTTCCCGGTCGGACCGATCGCGAGTTTCACGCCGTGACGTGCGCATCTACACATACATCATATTCGGTTCGGAACCAATTCCGATTACCCCGTCTGGCCCGCGCGGGATTTTCCGCTGCGGCGCCGGTTGGCGCGATCTGCTACCTTCGAGCCGCTCGCGTCGCAACGCACACGCATCGAAAGGGCCGGGAAGATCATGGGTAATAGGCCGGGTTTCTTCAAGTCGTGCCTGTTCGGCTGTCTGGGGTTGCTGGTCTTCGGGTTCCTCTTCGCGGCCGTCTCCGCCCTGCTGGCCTGGCGCGGACTCGGCGGCCAGGAGTTCGAGGAGGCGCAGCTGGCGCCCGTCGCGGCTGCGGGGATCGGCGCGCAGATATCGTCGGCGGGCCGCGTGATCCTCGCCCTGGGCCACGGCGAGTTCTGGATCCGCCCCGCCGAGCCGGGCGAGGGCCTGCGGGTCGAGACCCGTTACGACAAGGAGGCCTACACGCTCGTGGACGAGTTCGAGAGGTACCCGGACAAGACCTGGATCTACAGCCTCGACTTCCACAGGACCATGCCTGGGCTGCAGGCCCTGTTCCGCGTCCTGATGGGCGCCGACACGGAGAACTACGTCCATGTCTACCTGCCGCCGGACGTGCCTATCGCCCTGGAGATCAAGGTGGAGGAGGGCGGGTTCGAGGCCGACATCGGCGGTCTCTGGATCACCGACGCCGCCATCGTCTACCGCAAGGGCGGTTTCGAATTCAACGTGGACGAGCCCCTGCGCGAGCCCATCGAAAGGCTGTCGATCAGGGGGTCCATGGGCGGCTTCGAGGCGTCGCGGCTGGGCAACGCCAGCCCGCGTTACCTGGACATCCATTGCCGCATGGGCGGCGCCGACGTGGATCTCGGCGGCGACTGGATCCGCGATTGCGACGTGAACCTCTCGGTGAACATGGGGGGCATGAGCGTGCGCGTGCCGCAGGGAGTGACGGTGAGCGGCATCGACGATCGCGTGGCCGGCCTGCGGACCGACGTGCCCGAGATACCCGTCCCGACGCTCCGCTTCACGTTGCGCGAGAAGATGGGCGAGGTCGAGGTGCTGCAGCAGTGACCGCGGTCATGGCGTGCCGGCTTTCGCCCGCTGCCTACAGATCGCGCCGCTCGAACGCGCCCACCGCCAGGACCAGCAGCAAGACGGATAGGGCGGTGAACGCGACGGCCGGTCCGGGCGCCAGCTCGCCGGCCAGGGTCACGCCCGCGCGGTGGTAGGCGAAGATCGACACCGCCCGCCAGCCGGCCAGCTCGGGCGAGATCAGGCGCACGGTCTCGAAGACGTAGCTCCCGATCACCACCCCGCCCGCCAGGATGGCGGCGTGCCGGCTCGTTCGCATGGCGCACGAACCGAACACGGCCAGCGCGACGAACAGCCAGGTCGGCGGCAGACCGTTGAAGGTCGCGGCCAGGAGGTAGATGCGGTCGATGTCCGCGCCGACCG
This region includes:
- a CDS encoding OprO/OprP family phosphate-selective porin — protein: MNGTIKTILSVFALSAVAASAARGGARLEFGDGSLIDLGFRLQFMVVQSQDDLDGDGAFENVQDFVLRRGRFRLSGLVNEKLSCFLQTAINGATDEVGPTMRMTDARIEYATHPGARFFLGLHKAPTSRQELTSAAARLAIDRPGLAGKCLNRGADVLTVFANATYEPGGSGLRGEEGARDMGVTLFGTGALAADVHLKYYLGVYDGIQAAGADAERYAGRVQLNFGDAEEAFSVSSYYLGGKNTVGLGLSYDTQQSVAADAGGGTVDYAMLAADVFLEKPLGGGTLTVEGGYTALDFGGAVRLVTPAAAPAPAVTLDLRRSQGGGFYAQASYLLGGSWQPWVEYESWTSDAADGTGGYTSLRLGLSYFAQGHNANLKLGVERFTPEIPFSAVEDGLTSAVCGVFLAY
- a CDS encoding DUF819 family protein, whose product is MTWAIWSVLLAGAAFGLWAENTKVGRKLSGAVLTMGFTFALSNLRVIPAADVPAYDVVWSYLVPLAIPLLLLRADLRRILREAGPTLLAYVIGAAGTVIGTVVAFHVVPLGPEGWKLAAIFCATYIGGSMNYAAAAEAVQLQSGDLLTAGVAADNLVMALYFLVLFALPSLVWLRSRYRIRDTAGSASAGTGGASVAQADASRPPDLLRTASALALGAGLCAVGYGLADLLGLQGGGILVVTALTVVLATAFSRQLRNLAGAEVVGAFLMQIFFAVIGASANIGVVLSVGPSLFVFAAVILAVHLTVLLAAGKAAGLDLTELVIASNANMGGPTTAAAMAVARRWQHLVLPAILCGTLGYAVATFVGVMLGHWLR
- a CDS encoding potassium channel family protein, with the protein product MQTNSRLLRHVLIITAAVIACGTAGFVLIEGWPLFDAFYMTIITLTTIGFGEVHELSGPGRAFTLVLVVFGLGAAAAFAAQFTRLLIEGDLSEYWRRRRMERTLSRLKDHVIVCGYGRIGASICAELSAMGATLAVIEKDEERQAEARASGLAVMPGNATSDTALLSAGVRRAAAVVAALSHDADNVFVALSARDLNPAVVVIARAEDRSLEARMLKAGVNRIVCPAQLGGGRIAHLVGEEIGLEKRPDNRHVADVMGYDLKIYRNLTDRPQTLHEVEFATGSLRTLAVIQSDGTRVNDPPPTATLEEMEAAVLLVDLNAVKPRRHGERKPHEEVRGDQSVGIAPIDAEHQRILSPAQRLDAFDPVSSPQVTGEILDDLKD
- a CDS encoding spondin domain-containing protein, which encodes MAEWGSITPLDLEVGDAVAGGQAGEVIASDAYTVSPGSLSTEFTATPSFPLATVVTMVAPSPDWFTGVAGLDLRDGDACIEEITVEMWPYDAGTDSGVTYTSGNQDTSPSGPIAPIDGTPFTPGVPLGTMTFTLLTSATAVPAAGVLAMRVHPNPFNPRTTVSFTTTVSGRGAVRVHDLRGRALRELWRGHVDAGRFEIPWDGRDDRGRLLPSGAYLVAVRVGAERATARILLAR